CTTTGAGCTGGGGCAAAGAAGGCCACTACACCGTCTGCAAAATAGCTGAGGTAGTGCTTGCTTAAAGCTATAACCTTTATAGGATCAGAGATGTTTCtgcaaagaacaaaaaaaaagaaagtaccTTTTGTTGACATCTGATGATAATGACGTTTTTTTCCAATGCCTTAAGAGCTATTTTGAGGAAGAAACTGTAGCCGCAGTGAAGAAACTTCTACCTGAATCAGCTCAAGGAGACTTAGCTTCCGTTTGTTCATGGCCTGATGAGATTAAACACCATTGGCAATGGCGATGGACTAGCCCTTTGCACTATGTTGACACTCCTGATTACAGATGCAACTACGAGTATTGCCGTCGGTTTCATTCTTCCTCCACTCCAgctatcttctttttttaaaccTCTTTGTTCATGTTTCAGAGTCTAATCTTAATATGTTGTGTCTCTGTGAAGGGGATTGCCATGATACTCATAAGCATCAAGACCGGTGTGTGACTGGAGCTATTTTTAATTACACGACGCAACTTATGTCGGGTTCTGACAACTCGCGGAGGATAGTCCACTGTGAGTGAGATTATAGCGAATCTAATACTATGCTTCAGTTTGAGTTCTGACTAGTCTTTGTCTGTAGACAACTTGACAGAGGCTCTCATGTTCTTATCACACTATATCGGAGATGTTCACCAGGTAAAATCCTTAATTGAATCATATCAGAACATGTTCTGTCTtgagttatatatatgttaattttgcaCAGCCTTTGCATGTTGGTTTCCTGGGAGATGAAGGTGGAAACACGATCACAGTCCGCTGGTACCGTCGCAAAACAAATTTGCACCATGTATGTGTTTTGTTATCTATCAAAATATTGATGCTTAAAAAATGTTATCATTCCTGATTGGTTCAATCTTTTGAAGGTGTGGGATAACATGATAATTGAGTCAGCTCTTAAAACATACTACAATAAAAGTCTCCCACTCATGATTCAAGCACTACAAGCCAATCTTACGGTAAGTTCTCTTACTTTCTTTATGGTGGTTCAGTGCCAGTACGTTTTAACTAATCAGCTCACATTGGTTATTTGCTTTGGACTGCTTGTATGAATATAAGCATGGCTGGTCAAATGATGTTCCGTCGTGGGAATCATGTCAACTTAACCAAACGGCCTGTCCAAATTCGTAAGCTCTAATCTAGATCAGCTGAGACATCTCGTTATCGCTTGTTTGTTTTCCTAATTACATCGTTTGTTGATTGAGTACGGTTGTGGATGTTGTTCAGGTATGCATCTGAAAGCATAACTCTGGCCTGCAAGTATGCTTACAGAAACGCTACCCCAGGGACTACTCTaggaggtatatatatatactcatgcTTTCAGATTCAAATGTTAGCTTCCTTGAATTCGAAGTTTCTAGGAAATGTTAGCTTCAAGTTTGGACCATCAGTATTCACTCTGAAACAAAGATCTTAGCTTTCTTTACCCACACATGTTCATCTCAGTTATGCCTTGTATTTTGTATGCAAAGCTGTGATCTTGGACTTTCTCTCACGTTTGTTGTGCAGATGAGTATTTTCTCTCTCGGTTACCCATTGTGGAGAAGAGACTTGCACAAGGTGGGATTCGCTTGGCGGCCACTCTGAACCGGATCTTTTCTTCAAAACCTAAGCTTGCTGGAGCATGAAACTAATGAAAAAGATACTCAATTTGCAGCCACTTTGTTTGCTCCTTAGCTTATGTAGTCCTAGTTAAGTTTTGTGCAATGGCTATTGTTTTAGTTTAACTAGAATAAGTAGTAGCCGAAattgtcattttctttttttatcaaacatatAGGACACCACCATATTCAATGTGTTTCAACTGAAGCTTGTGTTAAATCTCAGGCCCTTGAAACTTAAAACGAAGGATCTTGAGAATGTTATCACAAGCTGGTTTTACTTAAAAGTGTGAATGATCTCTCTATCTTCTTGCTGATGCCATTACTTAGTGTGAGTGTGTGACCATTGCTAAAAGTCCATTGTTTTGTGTAATCTTCCCGAGACAGACTGATATTTTTTCATTCATTGGATGAAAATGATTTTGCATCTAAGCTGAAACAAGAATTGCTCTCTAGTCTCTTACTACACTTTAGGGAAAACGAATGGTCTTCAACAAAGATTCTTGTCTCAATTTTTTACAGACTATCCACCTTTAAGTGCCTTTTTCATTAAGTAGGCACTCCTCATAGCTCCTAAGACTACTGCGTAAATGGTAGTTAAGGTTATGTTATGCGTTGCTATTGTTCTAAGTTCTAAACTAATATTACACGGGTCAATGAAGAAATCcatgataaaaataaatccatatatattttttttttttgggtttagtattagCCTACAATTACGTAGAATATTAGAAGCAAATGCTACTAGCATGCATTAGGTTAATTGTAGAAAGATAATGAAATCCCAAACCTTGATCCCAAGTTGTGATTCacaacgatgatgatgatgatacatATACAGATATCTAGAGTCTGGCATCgaaaagaagagaaggaaaGGGAGCCAAGGCCAACTTGCCGAGCACCAGAATCAAATTTTAGATGCGTTGGTAAAAATAGGCAAGTCATCCTTGGCTCAACCTCATTCTCTATTCTTCCATGTAAGACCCTCTGATACACGCAGAGAGTCTCTTAGTCATCATCATTGCGATCATTTTGTTATTCAGTCTCTCCTGTTAACTATTTTGTCATGTCAAAGCCCTTACTCATGGTCAAGGTATTTATAGTCATATGTAGAGGGAAATATGTGGACTACTTTAATTGAAATTTCAtagttattttcttttaaatcatgCATGGTTTTAGACTTTAAGTGCATGCAAGCAAAGAAAACGAATGGAATGTTGACCACAACCGTATGTTatgaataattttaacattCGTACCATCACTACTACTACTCCAAAGTCCAAAGGCATCTCCGACATAAGAATCCACGTGTCGCATGTTTCTTAGGATTGGAATCATAGTTTTGGTGGTTGATGCACAACAACAAGTACCAAAAGGCAATAGTAAGATTCTTTGATAGTGTTTATACTATCTTTTTCAAAGAAGTTGCCAAGAATATCAATTTTCTCGGATAAAATGGAATATAAATGAAAGAAATTTAAGATTGTCCTTTGAATTaagaatattattattattatttggagACTCATCACGTTGTGAAAGGACCATTGAATAGTGCTAGGAATCTGAGCATTATATGCGGGTCTCGTTCCGTTTGACCCCCGCTGAGCAGATGCAGATCGATCGATTGAAAAAATTCAACATGCGAATACGAGCGCGGGCTAAGTCAATTTTAAATGGGGTATATGCGGTTCAACCAAATTTGAATCGTGAATACATGTTAACccgcaaattttttttttttttttgtaaaaataaaaaacaaaaaattcataaaatatagaatttttttaaaaaaattatataatcttaaatacaaatatagaatttatattattttttataaaaatagataataaaaataattattttattaaatttaatattatctgCGGGTTATCCGTAAATCTCAGCAAGGGAAAGATGCGTGTAtatcattttttctttataaatcatACGGATCAGAATTTTGAGTAAAAAATGAGTCGATTCCTAGGTTGGCGGGGCAAGTTGACCTGCAAATCCAGTTCTAGCACTGATACATGTGATCCAAGTTCCAACTAAAGCTGGTATCTTCTTTTTTATCATTGGGAAGACTTCgtaattttctaaaatacaaTTCATGACACTactgttaaataatttttatttttttttgtaaaactacAGTTAAATAATTGCCTTCACGAAACCTTAATGTTTCTCATTTATATGGGCCGCAGCCCTCGAAAGTCCTGAGCTCAGAGCCTTAAAACACCACCATGGCATTTCCCGCAATAAACCTCATCAATGGATCATTTGATTATGACTTATGAGATTCATATTTCAAACTGAAACCTCCCTCCTCCCTCCTCCCTCcatttttctttattacactcATGAAAGAAACTGTAAAGGAAAAATTCTTTGGgaattcagttacaaaaaaaattatttgggaATGCAATTCAGAACTAGGCATGTGAGTGGATAGTGGTCCAACTGTCTTGtcagttttataaaattttcattaaacaAATCAAACGTGGGAAGCACAAGTagaataatttatagtttttctaTAGAGATCAAACAAAACCCAATGTAAGTAGAGATAGCGAGTAGAGCAGTTGAATCAAAAGCAGAGAAGCACCAAAGATCAAGTCTTCTTTTCAGGTAACTCGTTTgacttttttctattttcttcttgaatcgttttctcttgatctacGACAAACTCACTGAAAAGTTATTTTCAGAATGAGGTTGTCGTTGAGACAGTGGGTTGTGAGTGTGCTTGTGCTAACACAGCTTGTACATGGAGCTCTATGTTGGGGGAAAGATGGTCATTACACTGTGTGCAAAATAGCCGAGGTCGAACTTTTCTTAACTAGTTTCTGTAACCATAGATACTAAGGGTATgtactctgttggttgttgacttgttgtGATGCTTGAGTGTGTTAATCAGTTTTGGAGCTTATTGCTTTCTAAGTTTCAATGAGGATTGGATCTTTTGATAaactgattcttttttttttccatttgtgAATCTTCAGGGATACTTTGAGGAAGAAACTATCGCTGCAGTAAAGAAACTTCTCCCTGAAGCTGCtcaaggagaaggagatgatCTAGCATCTTTTTGCTCATGGCCTGATGAAATTAAACACCTCTCGCAATGGAAATGGACTAGCTCTTTGCACTATGTTAATACACCTGAATACAGATGCAACTACCAATACTGTCGTgggtttatttatatatctgtTTCAAATCTTTATATGCATTTTCTTAAACTTTTTTATATGCTAAGTTCAAATCTATATCCTTGTGAAGGTGACTGCCACGACAGTCTTATGCAAAAGGACTGGTGTGTGACAGGAGCGATCTTTAATTACACAAGGCAACTTATGTCTGCGTCTGTAAACTCACAGACTTTAGTCCAATGTCAGTAacattttagttaaaaaatgaTAATGTACCAGTACTAATATGTGATATACGTTACATGGTGCATGTGACTACTGACTCTTTTTCTCGTTTGCAGATAACTTGACAGAGGCTCTCATGTTCTTATCACATTATATCGGAGATGTCCATCAGGTTAATTAATTCCCTTCAGATGAATCATATTAGAAAACAAGTGATGTTATGCAATTGAAGCCACCTTTACACTGAAGCTGCTATTTTAGTGTATTAGTTACAACACTTGAGTATTGCTAATATCTGTTATTAATTGCAATTATTTTCCACAGCCCTTGCATACTGGTTTTCGTGGAGATCAAGGTGGTAACACAATAATAGTCCACTGGTACAATCGCAAAACAAATTTGCACAATGtaagtgttatatatttttttcagtcATTTTGATGCTAACAAAGTAACAAGTATCTTTCTTGACCTGGAACTGGAACTATATTTAACATGAAGGTATGGGATGACATGATTATTGAATCTGCTCTCAAAACATATTACAATTCAAGTCTTCCAGTCATGATCCAAGCCCTTCAAGCCAAACTCATGGTACTGCTTATTATTTATCCAACTTCAGCacactacaaccttatttggaCAGTGATCATTTGCTTTTAAACTGCTGTCTTCATACAGAATGGCTGGTCAAATGCTGTTCCGTCCTGGGAGTCATGCCAACTTCACCAAACAGCCTGTCCAAATCGGTAAGCAACTATCTCTAAATGTAAATgttagtattaaaaaaaactctttaaaTGTAATTTGTCTTTTGTAGCGATCTTAGTTGCAAGAAAAGGATAAATGAGTCTTTAAAGTTTCTGAATAGCAGAGCCCTGGTTGTATTGTCAGCGTGTCATATCATTTTCCTAATATCACCATTGTTAATTctgtatttaatttaatgtgGTAAAGGTATGCATCTGAAAGCATAGACCTGGCATGCAAGTATGCTTATAGGAATGCCACCCCAGGAACTACTTTAGGAGGTATATTCTTAATCTCTGAGCATTCAGAGATCAGTGTATGCACTCTGAAACAAGACATTCATAATAAGCTTTCTCACTTTTCTTTCCGCAGATGAGTATTTCCTCTCTCGGTTACCTATTGTAGAGAAGAGACTTGCACAAGGTGGGATTCGGTTGGCGGCAATTCTTAACCGTATCTTTTCTGCAAAAACAAAGCTGGCCGGAGCATGAGACTAAGAAAAAAGTTTCATGGAGAACCACACGTCATCATTGTGTGTCCACCCAACTTACAAACACTGTTTTTTTCATAACTTTCAAGCCCTAAACCAAGTTTATAAATATGCAATCTTTTTGCAATCTAACCATGAAACCAAATTGTTTGGCCTAGTGGTAGTAGTACAAGAGGGTTAGTTCTTTTAATAATGCCCCGAGTACAAACCATCTTtgagttattttttaaattggaatATCTAAAAGTTGACTTTGAACATAGAAGAAATTATGCCTAAATCACGGAATTTCCActatcaccaaaaaaaaactctaagaATGAACAAACAAAACTTGAACCACAAGCAACAACTAGAACCTAATATAGTTTAGCGCATGTTCTTGTTACTACTACCCATTTGATGGATATGAGTCATGATATGAAGATGTATGGTCAAGATGAAGCTGTAGTAGTTTATGAAGTACGAGACGAGGAGATGAGCAAAGGACGAGTTAtgagaagaaaaggaaaatttacTGAGGAATCAGTTTAAAGGAAGTATTGGAGAAAAATCAATTGAGAAGGTTGGCTTATTCGCTGAAGAATGAGAAATGGAAAGTTTCTATTAGTTAGATCTTTAGGTCTAGGGTTCTCCTCTGAAACTATAAAGATGAGTTTTTATAAAGATGAGTTTTGGCACTATGTTGCCGGTTAACATACAGAGCAAGAGAAACTTTTGTACGTCTGAATAAAGAGAAGTAAAGAGTTTAGGAGTTAGAAGTGTAAGTGGTTCATAGACTAATGCAAGTTTGTGAACGAATGAGACTAGTCAACAAATCAAAATTTGTCTTGAGCTTGATTGAAGAATTGATTTTAGAAAGAACGTGTATAtgcttttaaaagaattaatgtAGTTGTATTTATTGGAAAAAATAATCCATGTTCTACTGTTTGTTCTAATTCTCGTAGCTCACTATTTCACATTAACATGATATGTGAACATTGAATCattcaaattaaatttagtAAGCTAGAGTCTATGCTGAATTGCAAATTGAATATTTGTTTAGTAAGTTTGAGTCTATGTTGTCATTTCGAAACAAATGTAACTATTGAAAATCGTTTCACATCtcaaaacttaataaatatatattggtcccgatatttcttattttcaaaaaaaaaaaaattaattcagaaaagtatattttaatgtGTAAAGTTAATTAATGTCTATAAAACCAAAGCAAAGAAAGGAAAAGCGATgaagttttccttttcctaATAGAAATAAACTgacctgaattttttttttattcaaattccaAGGTCGAGCAGGATGCTCAACTAGTATATAAGTTATACGATGTTGAAGTTTATCTTTTGAACATTATATGTCTCtcttgattaataaaagagGAGATACAATGTTGAATAGACATCGTTCCAGTGTGAACTTGCTACCGCACGATGTTGTAGAGCTCATACTAGAGAGACTTCCTGTGAAGTCTCTGGTAAGATTCAGGTCTGTATCCAAGACGTGGAAACTCACAATCGAGACGCGACGTTTCCAGGAAAGACAGTTGATCCATCGTAGGCAATTACGAGGTCCAGATATCCTTTTCGTGCACATTGGTGATGATGGTCTGAAGACAGATGCTGGAAGACTTGTGTTTGGCTCATCAGTAGTTCATACGTTCAGTTTCCCTACTTGTTGCATGTCAGTCTGCCATGGTAGTTGTGACGGTCTAGTATGTCTCTACACTGTCTACGACTCGAGTGTCAGTGTCATGGTAGTGAATCCCGCCACTAGGTGGCATCAAAGCCTACCTCTTGCCAGAATTCAACAGCTCTTTGTCGACAAGATTTCAGAAGGAACGTTTGGCTCCCCATGTCCTATTCTTGGATTTGGTAAAGACAAAGTCAAGGGCACATACAAGCcggtttttttatataattcatCAGGATTTGGCCTAAACAACATTACCACTTGTGAAGTTTTCGATTTTAGCACTAACCTTTGGAGGTACGTTGAACCTGCTGCTCCTTATCGTATTATTGTTGACCATGATCCTGTGTACTTAGATGGGTCACTTTACTGGTTTACGGAGTGTAAAGAAACCAAAGTATTATCTTTGGATCTTCACACGGAAACTTTCCAAGTCATCTGTAAAGCTCCCTTTGCCTGTGTACATTATGATCCTCACAGCGTCAGCATGTGCATCCTAGATAACTGCTTGTGTGTATCCGAGAGTAACTGGCCCACCCAAGATATATGGTTGT
The Brassica napus cultivar Da-Ae chromosome A1, Da-Ae, whole genome shotgun sequence DNA segment above includes these coding regions:
- the LOC106449758 gene encoding endonuclease 5-like isoform X2; amino-acid sequence: MRLSLRQWVVSVLVLTQLVHGALCWGKDGHYTVCKIAEGYFEEETIAAVKKLLPEAAQGEGDDLASFCSWPDEIKHLSQWKWTSSLHYVNTPEYRCNYQYCRDCHDSLMQKDWCVTGAIFNYTRQLMSASVNSQTLVQYNLTEALMFLSHYIGDVHQPLHTGFRGDQGGNTIIVHWYNRKTNLHNVWDDMIIESALKTYYNSSLPVMIQALQAKLMNGWSNAVPSWESCQLHQTACPNRYASESIDLACKYAYRNATPGTTLGDEYFLSRLPIVEKRLAQGGIRLAAILNRIFSAKTKLAGA
- the LOC106374092 gene encoding endonuclease 4 — encoded protein: MNSSLRLWFARALVLTQLIHGALSWGKEGHYTVCKIAESYFEEETVAAVKKLLPESAQGDLASVCSWPDEIKHHWQWRWTSPLHYVDTPDYRCNYEYCRDCHDTHKHQDRCVTGAIFNYTTQLMSGSDNSRRIVHYNLTEALMFLSHYIGDVHQPLHVGFLGDEGGNTITVRWYRRKTNLHHVWDNMIIESALKTYYNKSLPLMIQALQANLTHGWSNDVPSWESCQLNQTACPNSYASESITLACKYAYRNATPGTTLGDEYFLSRLPIVEKRLAQGGIRLAATLNRIFSSKPKLAGA
- the LOC106449757 gene encoding F-box protein At1g11270; translated protein: MLNRHRSSVNLLPHDVVELILERLPVKSLVRFRSVSKTWKLTIETRRFQERQLIHRRQLRGPDILFVHIGDDGLKTDAGRLVFGSSVVHTFSFPTCCMSVCHGSCDGLVCLYTVYDSSVSVMVVNPATRWHQSLPLARIQQLFVDKISEGTFGSPCPILGFGKDKVKGTYKPVFLYNSSGFGLNNITTCEVFDFSTNLWRYVEPAAPYRIIVDHDPVYLDGSLYWFTECKETKVLSLDLHTETFQVICKAPFACVHYDPHSVSMCILDNCLCVSESNWPTQDIWLLDSSGGKKMCSIDLTNTLDWSGKYALLAIAILENNKLLLRARGYMQPLVIHDIHTKSYELLFKPNGCVGSVCYFQSLFSASSN
- the LOC106449758 gene encoding endonuclease 5-like isoform X1, with the translated sequence MRLSLRQWVVSVLVLTQLVHGALCWGKDGHYTVCKIAEGYFEEETIAAVKKLLPEAAQGEGDDLASFCSWPDEIKHLSQWKWTSSLHYVNTPEYRCNYQYCRGFIYISVSNLYMHFLKLFYMLSSNLYPCEGDCHDSLMQKDWCVTGAIFNYTRQLMSASVNSQTLVQYNLTEALMFLSHYIGDVHQPLHTGFRGDQGGNTIIVHWYNRKTNLHNVWDDMIIESALKTYYNSSLPVMIQALQAKLMNGWSNAVPSWESCQLHQTACPNRYASESIDLACKYAYRNATPGTTLGDEYFLSRLPIVEKRLAQGGIRLAAILNRIFSAKTKLAGA